One Malus domestica chromosome 11, GDT2T_hap1 genomic region harbors:
- the LOC103401021 gene encoding cytochrome P450 71D9-like, which translates to MELQWPSFQVLFTFFLFVITVLKIANRRKTKESAVNLPPGPWKLPFIGNIHQLVGSQPHHGLRNLAKKYGPLMHLQLGEVSTVVVSSAEYAKEVMKTHDVVFASRPPILATRILSYESTNIAFAPCGDYWRQLRKICTLELLSANRVQGHRPLREEELGNLITWIGSNAGSPINLTEKVYSSTYTITSRAAFGKKSEDHEKFIDAVKQSIAVAAGFDLADVFPSVKLLHLIGGIRPTLERLHKVTDRIMENIINEHKKKRSTTKSGEGEAEVDLVDVLLKFHEHGNGLEFSLTTDNIKAVILDIFGAGSETSATTVDWAMSEMIKNSRIMKMAQDDVREVYNRIGKVDETGIREMKYLSLVIKETLRLHPPAPLLLPRESSESCKINGYEIPVKTKVIVNGWAIGRDPNHWTETESFYPERFLDSSIDYKGTNFEYIPFGAGRRICLGILYGLANVELPLALLLYHFDWKLPDGMTHEDLDMTELFGITVRRKDDLRLIPIPYHPPSRIEGSKVEDHGCWLSP; encoded by the exons ATGGAGCTTCAATGGCCTTCCTTCCAAGTCCTGTTTACCTTTTTTCTCTTTGTCATCACGGTACTGAAAATAGCCAATAGACGCAAAACCAAAGAGTCGGCTGTAAATCTACCTCCAGGGCCATGGAAGCTTCCCTTCATAGGAAACATTCACCAGCTCGTTGGGTCACAGCCTCATCATGGACTACGAAACTTAGCCAAGAAATATGGACCCCTTATGCATCTACAGCTTGGGGAAGTTTCCACCGTCGTTGTTTCTTCGGCAGAGTATGCCAAAGAGGTGATGAAAACCCATGATGTTGTGTTTGCATCAAGGCCCCCTATCCTTGCTACAAGGATCTTATCTTACGAGTCCACAAACATTGCCTTTGCACCATGTGGTGATTACTGGAGACAACTACGAAAAATTTGCACACTAGAGCTTTTAAGCGCTAATCGTGTGCAAGGCCACCGACCTCTTAGGGAAGAAGAGTTAGGGAATCTCATTACATGGATTGGTTCAAACGCAGGATCACCGATCAACCTCACTGAGAAAGTTTACTCATCTACGTATACCATCACGTCACGAGCAGCCTTTGGCAAAAAAAGCGAAGATCACGAAAAGTTCATAGATGCTGTGAAGCAGTCTATAGCGGTGGCAGCAGGATTTGATCTTGCAGATGTTTTTCCTTCTGTCAAACTGCTTCATCTGATAGGTGGAATTAGGCCTACACTCGAGCGGCTGCATAAAGTAACTGACAGGATAATGGAAAACATCATTAACgaacataaaaagaaaaggtCAACGACAAAAAGTGGAGAAGGTGAAGCAGAGGTAGACCTGGTCGACGTTCTCTTAAAATTTCACGAGCATGGCAATGGCCTTGAGTTTTCCTTAACTACTGACAACATCAAAGCAGTAATCTTG GACATTTTCGGAGCTGGGAGTGAGACATCAGCTACCACTGTAGATTGGGCCATgtcagaaatgataaaaaattcaaGAATAATGAAAATGGCACAAGATGACGTGAGAGAAGTGTATAACAGAATTGGGAAGGTAGACGAAACAGGCATTAGAGAGATGAAATATTTAAGCTTGGTGATCAAAGAGACACTCAGGCTACACCCTCCTGCTCCGCTCTTACTTCCAAGAGAATCTAGTGAGAGTTGTAAGATTAACGGATATGAAATACCTGTCAAAACCAAGGTAATTGTGAATGGATGGGCAATTGGAAGAGATCCCAATCACTGGACTGAAACAGAGAGCTTCTATCCAGAGAGATTCCTTGATAGCTCCATTGACTACAAGGGAACAAACTTCGAATATATCCCGTTTGGCGCTGGAAGGAGGATATGCCTGGGAATTTTATATGGCTTGGCCAACGTTGAGCTCCCACTTGCCCTTTTGTTGTACCATTTTGATTGGAAACTCCCTGATGGGATGACGCATGAAGACCTGGACATGACTGAGCTTTTCGGCATTACAGTTCGAAGAAAAGACGATCTGCGCTTGATCCCCATTCCTTATCATCCTCCATCTA GAATTGAAGGATCGAAGGTTGAAGATCATGGTTGCTGGCTTAGTCCATAG